A window of Streptomyces sp. Je 1-332 genomic DNA:
AGCACGGCAAGCACACCAAGCCGGTGGTCCTGCTCAACTCGGCGGGCTTCTACGACGGCTTGAAGGAGCAGTTCAAGCGCATGGAGGACGAGGGCTTCCTGCCCGTGCCGCTGACCGGCCTCGTCTTCTTCGCCGAGGAGCCCGTGGGCGCCCTCGCCTACCTGGAGGAGAGCATGGGCACGCGCTGATCCGCCTGCGCCGGGGTGCGACGATGGGCGCATGGCAACACATGTGATCACCGGAGCCGGCTCCGGCATCGGCGCGGCCGTCGCCCGCCGTCTCCACGCACGAGGCGACGCCCTCGTCCTGCACGCACGGGACGCGGGACGGGCCAAGGAACTCGCGGCGCAGTTCCCCGGGTCCAAGACGCTCGTGGGCGACCTCTCCGACCCCGACAAGCTCTCCTGGGCGTTCGGCCACCAGTCGCTGCCCGACCGGGTGGACTCCCTGCTCCACATCGCGGGCGTGGTCGACCTGGGCCGGGTCGGCGACCTCACCCCCAAGTCCTGGCGCCACCAGCTCAACGTCAACCTCATCGCCCCCGCCGAGCTGACCCGGCACTTCCTGCCCCAACTCCGCGCCGCCCAGGGCCACGTGGTCTTCGTCAACTCGGGCGCGGGCCTCAGCGCCCACGCCGACTGGTCCGCCTACGCCGCCTCCAAGCACGGCCTGAAGGCGCTCGCGGACTCCCTGCGCGCCGAGGAGCACGCGGAGGGCGTCCGCGTCACCTCCGTCTACCCCGGCCGCACGGCGAGCGCCATGCAGGCCAAGGTCCACCAGCAGGAGGGCAAGGAGTACGACCCCTCCCGCTTCATCGACCCGGAGTCGGTCGCCACGACGATCCTGATGGCCATCGACCTGCCGCGCGACGCGGAGGTCAACGACCTGACGGTGCGGCCCGGACAGTGAACGCGTTCATGTGGGGCCCGGCCACCGGCATCGGGTCCATGCCGGGCGGCGACGCCCGCGAGGCCGCGAAGACCGTCACCGGCAGCTTCGAGGACTTCCCGTATCTGGCCGAGCTGCCCGCGCGAGGCCCCGGCGCCGACATGATCGGACGGACCGCCGGAATGCTGGTCGAGCTCTACGCGCGCGTGGAGCCCAGCGGCTGGCGGATCGGCGACCGGCCGGGGCGCGACACGCGCCGCGCCAAGGCGTGGCTCGGCGAGGACCTCGACGCCCTGGAGGAGTTCACCCAGGGGTACGAGGGGCCGGTCAAGGTGCAGGCCGTCGGGCCGTGGACCCTGGCCGCCGCCCTGGAGCTGAGGAACGGCGAGGCGGCGCTCTCCGACCCGGGCGCCTGCCGTGACCTGGCCGGATCGCTCGCCGAAGGCCTGCGCGCCCATCTCGCGGACGTACGCCGCCGGATCCCCGGCGCCCAGATCGTGCTCCAGCTCGACGAGCCCTCGCTCATCGCCGTGCTGCGCGGACACATCAAGACCGCGAGCGAATACCGCACCCACCGCGCCGTGGACCGGCAGCTCGTGGAGAGCACCCTGCGGGAGGTCCTCGCCGTGCACGACGGGCCTTCCGTCGTGCACTCCTGCGCGCCGGACGTGCCGTTCGCGCTCCTGCGCCGGGCCGGCGCCGACGCGATCGCGTTCGACTTCTCGCTGCTCACCGAGCGTGACGACGAGGCGATCGGTGAGGCCGTCGAGGGCGGCACCAAGCTCTTCGCCGGTGTCGTGGCGGGCGTGGAAGGCCCATTGTCAGACCCTGCCGGTAGCGTCATGGGTGTCAGGACGCTGTGGCGCAGGCTGGGGCTGAATCCGGGGTCTCTCGCGGAGTCGGTCGTGGTCACTCCGTCGTGCGGGCTCGCGGGAGCTTCTCCCGCGTACGCACGCGCGGTGCTCGCCCACTGCGCCAGGGCGGCGAGATCACTCGCGGACAACCCTGAGTAATTGGGTATGACGTAACGGGAGGACGAAACGGTGGCTGTCGAACAGCAAGGCTCTGTGCCCGCCGAGGCACGGGATCAGCACGCCCAGCTGGCCGAACAGATCGAGGAGCACCGCTTCCGGTACTACGTGAACGACCAACCGGTCGTCAGCGACGCCGAGTTCGACAAGCTCCTTCGCTCGCTGGAGGCCCTGGAGGAGGAGTACTCCGAGCTGCGCACGCCCGATTCGCCGACCCAGAAGGTCTCCGGGGCGTACGAGACGGAGTTCACCTCGGTCCAGCACCGCGAGCGGATGCTCTCCCTGGACAACGCCTTCGACGACGAGGAGCTGGCCGCCTGGGCCGACCGCGTCGGCAAGGAGGTCGGCACAGGCGACCACCACTTCCTGTGCGAGCTGAAGGTCGACGGCCTCGCCGTGAACCTCACGTACGAGGACGGCAAGCTCACGCGCGCGGCCACGCGTGGCGACGGCCGCACCGGCGAGGACATCACACCGAACGTCCGCACCATCGCGGACATCCCGGTCCGCCTCAAGGGCGACAAGATCCCCGCCCTCGTCGAGATCCGCGGCGAGGTCTTCTTCCCCATGGAGAAGTTCGAGGAGCTGAACGCCCGTCTGGTGGAGGCCGGCGACAAGCCCTTCGCCAACCCGCGCAACGCGGCGGCGGGTTCACTGCGCCAGAAGGACCCCCGCGTCACCGCCACCCGACCGCTGCACATGGTGGTGCACGGCATCGGAGCCCGCGAGGGCTTCGACATCGACTGCCTCAGCCACGCCTATGAGCTGCTTCACGCGTGGGGCCTGCCCACCGCCCAGCACAACAAGGTGGTCCAAGGCCTCGACGGCGTACGGGACTTCATCACGTACTTCGGAGACAACCGCCACTCCGTGGAACACGAGATCGACGGCGTCGTCGTGAAGCTGGACGAGATCCCGCTCCAGGGCCGCCTCGGCTCGACCTCGCGCGCCCCTCGCTGGGCGATCGCCTGGAAGTACGCCCCCGAGGAGGTCAACACCAAGCTGGTGAACATCCGCGTGGGCGTCGGCCGCACCGGCCGCGTCACGCCGTACGCCCAGGTGGAGCCCGTCACGGTCGCGGGTTCCGAGGTCGAGTTCGCGACCCTGCACAACCAGGACGTGGTGAAGAAGAAGGGCGTCTTCATCGGGGACACGGTCGTCCTGCGCAAGGCGGGCGACGTCATTCCCGAGATCCTCGGCCCCGTCGTCGACCTGCGCGACGGCACCGAGCGGGAGTTCGTGATGCCCGCCGAGTGCCCCGAGTGCGGAACGGCGCTGCGGCCGATGAAGGAGGCCGACATCGACCTCCGCTGCCCCAACGCCCAGTCGTGCCCCGCCCAGTTGCGCGAGCGCCTCTTCTATCTGGCGGGCCGCAAGAGCCTGGACATCGAGAACTTCGGGTATGTGGCGGCAGCCGCCCTCACCAAGCCCCTCGAACCGTCCGAGCCGCCGGTCCTCGACGAGGGCGACATCTTCGACCTCACCATCGAGCGCCTCCTGCCGATCAAGGCGTACGTACTGGATCAGGACAGCGGTCTGCCCAAGCGGGACCCGAAGACGGGCGAGGAGAAGATCGCCACGGTCTTCGCCAACCAGCAGGGCGAGGCCAGGAAGAACGCCCTGTCCATGCTGGAGAACATCGCGGCGGCCAAGGAGCGCCCCCTCGCGCGCGTCATCACGGGCCTGTCCATCCGGCATGTGGGCCCGGTCGCCGCGGAGGCGCTGGCCCGCGAGTTCCGGTCCATCGAGCGGATCGAGCAGGCCACGGAGGAGGAACTCGCCGCCGTCGAGGGCGTCGGGCCGACCATCGCCGCATCCCTGAAGCAGTGGTTCGAGGAGGAGTGGCACCGGGAGATCCTGCGCAAGTGGCGCGAGGCGGGGGTCCGCATGGAGGAAGAGGGCGGAGGAGAGGACGAGGGGCCGCGGCCCCTCGAAGGCCTGACCGTCGTCGTGACCGGAACGCTTGAGCACCACACACGGGATGGCGCAAAAGATGCGTTGCAGAGCCGGGGCGCGAAGGTGACCGGTTCCGTTTCGAAGAAGACAGCTTTCGTGGTTGTGGGTGACAATCCCGGCTCGAAGTACGACAAGGCGATGCAGTTGAAGGTTCCGGTTCTCAACGAGGAAGGCTTCGCCGTCCTGCTGGAACAGGGACCGGACGCGGCAGCGGAAGTCGCGCTTCCGACCGAGGAGTAGCGGTTGAAGGCCACCCGTTCAGCGCATACCAGATGCATACGGGTGGCCGGGTCGCATTCGGGCAACCGTTGTGGACCGCTGCCCGTAGAAGCCTTCTGCGGCCTACTGTTGAGGTGTGCGCCTGCCGTGCCCCGCTGCGATGGGGGTATCCCCTGCTCACCGGGAGCACGGGGAAGGAGTTTCAGACGCGGCTGACTTCTGGAGCGAGTCCGCGTGGCGTGGGCACCGCCGGCTGTGAGAGGGACGGGAATGGAACCGACCGAGAGCGCCGCACCGGACTCCCGGCTGCGCGCGCGCCTGGGGCGCGGACCGGGCGCGTGGCTCAGCGGCCGCAGAGCGGCACGGGAGGCACGCGAGGCACGCGAAGCCGAGAGAGGGCGCCCCGCCGTCCCCACCACCGCAGTTGAGCGACGCGAACGGGCATGGAGCACCGTCGGCGGGTACGGCACACAGGAACTCGGCGTGGGCGAGACCTCGGGCGGCCGGGACGCGGGGGCCTGCTCCACCCAGGCCGGGGGCGAGGGGCGGCGCAGGCCGCTGTGGCGCGGCGCCGAGGCGCACGGCCCGGACGACGCGTCCGGCGAGCGCGATCCCTGGCCGGTGCTTCCGGTTGTCGTCGTGGCGATCGCCGCGGTGGTGCTCGGCACGGGCTTCTTCCACGCGTTCACCGGACGGGGCGCGCTGTTCCCCTCCGGCACGGTCGGCTGGTCCCTCGCCGTCCTCACGGGCCTCATCGTCGGCCATCTCGTCGCGCTCGGCCGCGACCGCTGGTGGGGCGGCACGGGATCGGGCGGCGCGCTGACCGTCGCCGTGCTCCTGCTGTACGGCTGGGTGCCCGCCGGAATGGTCAGCCTCACCGTCGTCGTCCTCGTCGGCATCGCGCGCCGCCACCGCTGGCGCCAGGGCATCCTGCACGGCGCGGTCGACATCCTCGGCATCGGCGCGGGCGCGCTCGCCATGGCCGCGTTCGGCACCGCCCCGACGACGGAGTCGCCCTGGCTGCCCGAGACCTGGGACCTGTACTCCGCCCCCGAGGTGGCCCTCGCCGCCGCGGCGTATCTCGTGGTCACCCGCGTCCTGCTCTGGTACGTCCACGCGCCGCGCACCGGAGCCCTGCCCACGGTCACCCGCACGGCCCTGGTCCGGCAGGGCCTCGTCGGCGTCGCGCTGCTCGGCATCGCCCCGCTGATCTGCGTGGTCGCGGCCTCCACGCCCATCCTGCTGCCGCTCTTCGCGATCCCTCTCGTCGCGCTCGACTCGACGCTGTGGATCGCACGGGCCAGGGCGGAGGAGCAGCTGCGCGACCCGCTCACCGGCCTGCCCAACCGCCAGTGGCTCCTCGAACGGACCTGGACGGCCCTCGACGACGCCGAGCGGATCGGGGCGCGGTCGGCCCTGATGCTGATCGACATGGACCGCTTCCGGTCGGTGAACGACACCCTCGGCCACCTCGCGGGCGACCGTTTACTGCTGCAGATCGCCGACCGGCTGCGGCTCGCCCTGCCGCGCGGTGCGGAGGCCGCGCGGCTCGGCGGCGACGAGTTCGCCGTCCTGCTGCCCGTCGCCGACTCCACGACGTCCGCCACCCGCGTGGCACGGTCCCTCGTCGCCGCCCTCGGCTCGCCCCTCGACCTCGACGGTCTGACGCTGGTCCTGGAGGCCAGCGCCGGTCTCGCCGTCTTCCCCGACCACGCCATGGACGCCGAGGGCCTGCTGCGCCGGGCGGACGTCGCGATGTACCAGGCCAAGCGGGACCGCACGGGCGTCGAGGTGTACGAGTCCAAGCGGGACTCCAACACCCCTGACCGCCTCGGCCTGTTGGGCGATCTGCGCCGCGCGCTCGACGCCGGCGACGTGGAGCTCCACTACCAGCCGAAGGTCCAGTTCGACGGACGGGTCGCCGGTCTCGAAGCGCTGGTGCGGTGGGTGCACCCCGAGCGCGGAAGGGTGCCACCGGACGAGTTCATCGCCATCGCGGAGTCCTCCGGTCTCATGCCGCACCTCACGGAGTACGTCCTGGAGACGGCGCTCTGCCAGGTGGCGAAGTGGCAGGCGATGGGCCTCAAGGTCCCCGTCGCGGTGAACGTCTCACCGCGTGACGTGCACACGCCCGGCTTCGCGGGCGCCGTCGCCGCGCGCCTGGCCCGGCACGGGGTGCCCGCGGGAGCGCTGCAACTGGAGATAACGGAGCACGTCCTCCTGGAGGACCCGCAGCGGGCCGCGGACACCCTGGCGGGCCTGACCGGCCACGGCGTCAAGATGTCGCTCGACGACTTCGGCACCGGGTACTCGTCCCTGGTGCACCTGCGGCGGCTGCCGGTGAGCGAACTGAAGATCGACCGTTCGTTCGTGGCACGCCTCGCCGTGGACAACGAGGACGCGGAGATCGTCCGCTGCACGGTCGACCTCGCGCACTCCCTCGGCCTGCTCGTCGTCGCCGAGGGTGTCGAGGACGACGAGACGTGGGAGCGGTTGCGCGACCTGGGGTGCGACGCGGTGCAGGGCTGGCTGGTCGCCGCCGCGATGCCACCGGACGAGACCACCGCCTGGCTGCGGGCCCGGGGCTCTCGCGGGTGGCGCCGCCCGGTGGACGTCGCGGCCGAGGAGGCGGCCGCCGCGGCCGCCGCCGAGGCCGGGGCCGACATCGCGAAGTAGGCCGGGCGGACCCCGCGAGAAGGCGGCTGGGTCCGGCCGAGGCAATCCGTTTCACGGGCACGGGGTGTGGCCCCATAGGATTGGGGCCACACACCACACACTCACCCCCAGAGGATCGCCGCATGCCTGGCATTACGCGCGAGGAGGTCGCCCACCTCGCCCGCCTAGCACGTCTTGAGCTGAAGGACGAGGAGCTCGACCACTTCGCCGGACAGCTCGACGACATCATCGGCGCGGTCGCCCGCGTCTCCGAGGTCGCCGACCAAGACGTACCGCCGACCTCCCACCCGCTGCCGCTGACGAACGTCATGCGCGCGGACGAGGTCCGTCCGTCGCTCACCCCCGAGCAGGCTCTCTCCGGAGCCCCGGCCCAAGAGCAGCAGCGTTTCAAGGTGCCGCAGATCCTGGGGGAGGACTAACCACCATGACGGACAGCAAGACCGACATCATCAGGCTCAACGCCGCCGAGATCGCCGCGAAGGTCGCCTCCGGCGAGCTGACGGCCGTCGAGGTCACCGAGGCCCACCTCGCCCGCATCGAGGCCGTCGACGAGAAGGTGCACGCCTTCCTGCACGTCGACCGCGAGGGCGCCATCGCGCAGGCCCGCGCCGTCGACGCCAAGCGGGAGAAGGGCGAGAAGCTCGGCCCGCTGGCCGGCGTCCCGCTCGCGCTCAAGGACATCTTCACCACCGAGGGCGTACCGACCACGGCCGGTTCCAAGATCCTCGAAGGCTGGATCCCGCCGTACGACGCGACCCTCACGCGCAGGCTGAAGGACGCCGACGTCGTCATCCTCGGCAAGACCAACATGGACGAGTTCGCCATGGGGTCCTCCACCGAGAACAGCGCGTACGGCCCCACCGGCAACCCGTGGGACCTCACCCGCATCCCCGGCGGCTCCGGCGGCGGCTCCTCCGCCGCCCTCGCCTCGTACGAGGCCCCGCTCGCCATCGGCACGGACACCGGCGGCTCCATCCGCCAGCCCGCGGCCGTCACCGGCACCGTCGGCGTCAAGCCCACGTACGGCGGCGTCTCGCGCTACGGCATGGTGGCGTTCTCGTCCTCCCTCGACCAGGGCGGTCCCTGCGCCCGTACGGTCCTGGACGCGGCCCTCCTGCACGAGGTCATCGCCGGGCACGACCCGCTCGACTCCACGTCCATCGACGCCCCGGTTCCCGCGGTCGTCGAGGCGGCCCGCAACGGCTCCGTACAGGGCATGCGGGTCGGCGTCGTCAAGCAGTTCGCGGGCGAGGGCTACCAGGCCGGTGTCGTCCAGCGCTTCCAGGAGTCGGTCACGCTCCTGAAGGAGCTCGGCGCCGAGATCGTCGAGCTGGACTGCCCGTCCTTCGACCTG
This region includes:
- a CDS encoding SDR family oxidoreductase translates to MATHVITGAGSGIGAAVARRLHARGDALVLHARDAGRAKELAAQFPGSKTLVGDLSDPDKLSWAFGHQSLPDRVDSLLHIAGVVDLGRVGDLTPKSWRHQLNVNLIAPAELTRHFLPQLRAAQGHVVFVNSGAGLSAHADWSAYAASKHGLKALADSLRAEEHAEGVRVTSVYPGRTASAMQAKVHQQEGKEYDPSRFIDPESVATTILMAIDLPRDAEVNDLTVRPGQ
- the gatC gene encoding Asp-tRNA(Asn)/Glu-tRNA(Gln) amidotransferase subunit GatC, producing the protein MPGITREEVAHLARLARLELKDEELDHFAGQLDDIIGAVARVSEVADQDVPPTSHPLPLTNVMRADEVRPSLTPEQALSGAPAQEQQRFKVPQILGED
- the gatA gene encoding Asp-tRNA(Asn)/Glu-tRNA(Gln) amidotransferase subunit GatA; translated protein: MTDSKTDIIRLNAAEIAAKVASGELTAVEVTEAHLARIEAVDEKVHAFLHVDREGAIAQARAVDAKREKGEKLGPLAGVPLALKDIFTTEGVPTTAGSKILEGWIPPYDATLTRRLKDADVVILGKTNMDEFAMGSSTENSAYGPTGNPWDLTRIPGGSGGGSSAALASYEAPLAIGTDTGGSIRQPAAVTGTVGVKPTYGGVSRYGMVAFSSSLDQGGPCARTVLDAALLHEVIAGHDPLDSTSIDAPVPAVVEAARNGSVQGMRVGVVKQFAGEGYQAGVVQRFQESVTLLKELGAEIVELDCPSFDLALSAYYLIAPSECSSNLARFDAMRYGLRVGDDGTKSAEDVTALTREAGFGDEVKRRIILGTYALSSGYYDAYYGSAQKVRTLITKDFEKAFEQVDVIVSPATPTTAFPIGERADDPMAMYLADVCTIPSNMAGNAAMSLPCGLAPEDGLPVGLQIIAPAMKDDRLYKVGAAVEAAFVERWGHPLLEEAPSL
- the ligA gene encoding NAD-dependent DNA ligase LigA; amino-acid sequence: MAVEQQGSVPAEARDQHAQLAEQIEEHRFRYYVNDQPVVSDAEFDKLLRSLEALEEEYSELRTPDSPTQKVSGAYETEFTSVQHRERMLSLDNAFDDEELAAWADRVGKEVGTGDHHFLCELKVDGLAVNLTYEDGKLTRAATRGDGRTGEDITPNVRTIADIPVRLKGDKIPALVEIRGEVFFPMEKFEELNARLVEAGDKPFANPRNAAAGSLRQKDPRVTATRPLHMVVHGIGAREGFDIDCLSHAYELLHAWGLPTAQHNKVVQGLDGVRDFITYFGDNRHSVEHEIDGVVVKLDEIPLQGRLGSTSRAPRWAIAWKYAPEEVNTKLVNIRVGVGRTGRVTPYAQVEPVTVAGSEVEFATLHNQDVVKKKGVFIGDTVVLRKAGDVIPEILGPVVDLRDGTEREFVMPAECPECGTALRPMKEADIDLRCPNAQSCPAQLRERLFYLAGRKSLDIENFGYVAAAALTKPLEPSEPPVLDEGDIFDLTIERLLPIKAYVLDQDSGLPKRDPKTGEEKIATVFANQQGEARKNALSMLENIAAAKERPLARVITGLSIRHVGPVAAEALAREFRSIERIEQATEEELAAVEGVGPTIAASLKQWFEEEWHREILRKWREAGVRMEEEGGGEDEGPRPLEGLTVVVTGTLEHHTRDGAKDALQSRGAKVTGSVSKKTAFVVVGDNPGSKYDKAMQLKVPVLNEEGFAVLLEQGPDAAAEVALPTEE
- a CDS encoding methionine synthase — translated: MWGPATGIGSMPGGDAREAAKTVTGSFEDFPYLAELPARGPGADMIGRTAGMLVELYARVEPSGWRIGDRPGRDTRRAKAWLGEDLDALEEFTQGYEGPVKVQAVGPWTLAAALELRNGEAALSDPGACRDLAGSLAEGLRAHLADVRRRIPGAQIVLQLDEPSLIAVLRGHIKTASEYRTHRAVDRQLVESTLREVLAVHDGPSVVHSCAPDVPFALLRRAGADAIAFDFSLLTERDDEAIGEAVEGGTKLFAGVVAGVEGPLSDPAGSVMGVRTLWRRLGLNPGSLAESVVVTPSCGLAGASPAYARAVLAHCARAARSLADNPE
- a CDS encoding bifunctional diguanylate cyclase/phosphodiesterase; the encoded protein is MEPTESAAPDSRLRARLGRGPGAWLSGRRAAREAREAREAERGRPAVPTTAVERRERAWSTVGGYGTQELGVGETSGGRDAGACSTQAGGEGRRRPLWRGAEAHGPDDASGERDPWPVLPVVVVAIAAVVLGTGFFHAFTGRGALFPSGTVGWSLAVLTGLIVGHLVALGRDRWWGGTGSGGALTVAVLLLYGWVPAGMVSLTVVVLVGIARRHRWRQGILHGAVDILGIGAGALAMAAFGTAPTTESPWLPETWDLYSAPEVALAAAAYLVVTRVLLWYVHAPRTGALPTVTRTALVRQGLVGVALLGIAPLICVVAASTPILLPLFAIPLVALDSTLWIARARAEEQLRDPLTGLPNRQWLLERTWTALDDAERIGARSALMLIDMDRFRSVNDTLGHLAGDRLLLQIADRLRLALPRGAEAARLGGDEFAVLLPVADSTTSATRVARSLVAALGSPLDLDGLTLVLEASAGLAVFPDHAMDAEGLLRRADVAMYQAKRDRTGVEVYESKRDSNTPDRLGLLGDLRRALDAGDVELHYQPKVQFDGRVAGLEALVRWVHPERGRVPPDEFIAIAESSGLMPHLTEYVLETALCQVAKWQAMGLKVPVAVNVSPRDVHTPGFAGAVAARLARHGVPAGALQLEITEHVLLEDPQRAADTLAGLTGHGVKMSLDDFGTGYSSLVHLRRLPVSELKIDRSFVARLAVDNEDAEIVRCTVDLAHSLGLLVVAEGVEDDETWERLRDLGCDAVQGWLVAAAMPPDETTAWLRARGSRGWRRPVDVAAEEAAAAAAAEAGADIAK